A genome region from Drosophila simulans strain w501 chromosome 2R, Prin_Dsim_3.1, whole genome shotgun sequence includes the following:
- the LOC6733339 gene encoding uncharacterized protein LOC6733339, with protein sequence MRPTQHSVINSLGKKISNQTIIDSHSNKHNFMDMDQEEKQPEHMFMATQTVEDILNEVLCMQNFQQKQSDSDLDQFCHSERSRHRKPGDDLDMDPRLRSWNRVLQERRRLQDRIARQTGKRAEDVLFNRSATIDEANKRMILRVLDTADRSRPLARLKDNVTLNSLKPRCDPHLCREIKELYAAKPQLQEVEFVGLPQVTQKELAATRLHSNEIESQWQRSQVLGERLEDKKHSIRQVLDFAPDINGLQVTPTLVGSSTKNLPIIKIDETSLSIISGNSTPVEEEDSESDLLSIEGEVSDSFQEAVLEDITKGIVESQDLDDVKDIQGLMINGVLLDYRNPVGAISKSINMLLQCEPYERVVKVLLDIQNLSPKLVHVYWLNKNRLRSDRLPLNSEMVFDRSEFILEPQGRRIIRVMFQPKKVGLFTQRWHVNFQKSPFCGTRRLDVVLQGQCTMPVPFQRRLEGHRQVPLNKQQELQAQGLLQMQASLAPIIENPRPLCPYQRHLDEREVFNAQNFSYRCQRYEDLEALKDLYQLAKKPRDRPWDLSIETLRHFIGKQESRFLRENLHNKLVALLQPMKCNRCSAYPLLEHNTERDRSRFIYVRGTIASKIDEWEAMVFGLDEQFFKLELLHYLGENSSLPAAAELGQKNRQQGPDENEEMQIVEKVSKRVKASKYLKDSLYMHTYSLLCDAAEDIVSVIESTAD encoded by the exons atgAGGCCCACGCAGCACTCCGTCATAAACTCCTTGGGGAAGAAGATTTCAAACCAAACCATCATCGATTCGCACTCCAACAAACATAACTTCATGGATATGGATCAAGAGGAAAAGCAGCCGGAGCATATGTTCATGGCCACCCAGACCGTGGAGGACATTCTTAATGAGGTCCTGTGCATGCAGAACTTCCAGCAAAAGCAGTCGGACAGCGACCTAGATCAGTTCTGCCACTCGGAGAGGTCCAGGCATCGGAAGCCGGGCGATGATTTGGACATGGACCCGCGACTGCGCAGCTGGAACCGCGTGCTGCAGGAGCGTAGGCGACTGCAGGATCGGATCGCGCGGCAGACGGGTAAGCGGGCCGAGGACGTGCTCTTCAACCGCTCGGCGACCATAGACGAGGCCAACAAGCGGATGATCCTGCGCGTCCTTGACACCGCAGACCGGTCGCGACCTCTTGCTCGCCTCAAGGACAATGTGACCTTGAACTCGCTGAAGCCGCGCTGTGATCCCCATCTCTGCCGCGAGATTAAGGAGCTGTACGCCGCGAAGCCGCAGTTGCAGGAGGTGGAGTTCGTCGGCCTACCGCAGGTCACCCAAAAGGAGCTGGCTGCCACCCGCCTGCATTCCAACGAGATCGAGAGCCAGTGGCAGCGCTCCCAGGTCTTGGGCGAACGACTTGAGGACAAGAAGCACTCTATTCGACAGGTGCTCGACTTTGCGCCCGATATTAATGGGCTGCAGGTCACGCCGACACTTGTGGGCTCGTCCACTAAGAATCTGCCGATCATCAAAATCGACGAAACTTCCCTGTCTATTATCTCCGGGAACTCCACTCCGGTAGAGGAGGAGGATTCGGAGTCCGATCTGCTGTCCATAGAGGGGGAGGTGAGCGACAGCTTTCAGGAGGCGGTACTCGAGGATATCACAAAGGGAATTGTCGAGAGTCAGGACCTGGATGACGTGAAGGACATACAAGGTCTGATGATCAACGGGGTGCTCCTTGATTACCGCAATCCTGTCGGCGCCATAAGCAAGAGCATCAATATGCTGCTGCAATGTGAACCATATGAGCGCGTGGTGAAGGTACTCCTGGACATTCAG AATCTAAGTCCGAAGCTGGTGCATGTCTATTGGCTTAACAAGAACCGCTTGCGATCCGACCGGCTGCCCTTGAACTCCGAGATGGTCTTCGACCGCAGCGAGTTCATCCTGGAGCCACAGGGTCGCCGCATCATCCGTGTGATGTTCCAGCCGAAAAAGGTGGGCCTCTTCACGCAGCGATGGCACGTGAACTTCCAAAAATCGCCCTTCTGTGGCACCCGCCGCCTGGACGTCGTTCTCCAGGGTCAGTGCACCATGCCCGTTCCGTTCCAGAGACGTCTCGAGGGTCACCGACAGGTGCCCCTAAACAAACAGCAAGAATTGCAGGCCCAGGGCCTTCTCCAAATGCAGGCCAGCCTGGCTCCCATTATCGAGAACCCGCGACCATTGTGTCCTTACCAAAGACACCTTGACGAGCGCGAGGTCTTTAATGCCCAGAACTTCTCTTATCGATGCCAGCGATACGAGGATCTGGAGGCGCTCAAGGACTTATATCAACTGGCCAAGAAGCCACGCGATAGACCCTGGGACTTAAGTATTGAGACCCTGCGTCACTTTATTGGCAAGCAGGAGAGTCGCTTCCTGCGCGAGAATCTGCACAACAAACTGGTTGCTCTGCTCCAGCCGATGAAGTGCAACAGGTGCTCAGCTTATCCCTTACTGGAACACAATACGGAGCGGGATAGATCCCGCTTCATCTACGTGCGTGGCACTATCGCCAGCAAAATCGACGAATGGGAGGCAATGGTTTTTGGACTGGATGAACAGTTCTTTAAGCTGGAGCTCCTCCACTATCTAGGCGAGAATTCTTCTCTTCCGGCCGCCGCAGAACTAGGTCAGAAGAACCGCCAGCAGGGTCCAGATGAAAACGAAGAAATGCAGATCGTGGAGAAAGTCTCGAAGAGAGTGAAGGCGAGCAAGTACCTCAAGGACTCCCTCTACATGCACACCTACAGTCTGCTCTGTGATGCTGCCGAGGACATAGTCTCCGTCATCGAGAGCACCGCTGATTAG
- the LOC6733340 gene encoding uncharacterized protein LOC6733340, protein MEDINLKTNGSDTFSKFTLANMVSLPSSLTEPTTRSTAQAQLNAESPMGKYTERMVEDILTEIFKERRGDIPETSSSCHAADIPWPIKEREPHVDKRLRYWKEVLHQRKLMQERVQRETGKLASEVLFNRRSTLDNRDGQMVKRVLDYADRMKCERLMSAPLSKLGDQLDPCTCQVVPGLQATTPKAEKVGYKDVEIVGMPEVCKTEILGKEAMEQNPPPGWLQSEFLDQRLDQNFVDIQNVVEFFPDVDALQVKGTALNKINRLPKPFLVDVDSMHTVTKSESSPICTEECICESCGETEEKSSETPPPIPDVGLRVNGVDYIPCEGDGGGIKDCYEIVARFTCDPFQRRLKHVLQLTNIGTQSLSFSWKQSTYYYNRGSLLLAQDNEFHFDLEGFRLSHGETRNVAVLYQPRKVAMAVELWLLQVEPRIFCGRQESLLLRLYGRCTPPADYMAKLLECQCVCICKSDAVEMDKLTTHLGALAPMVVPPPTCCPYERPLDDREAFNALNPGYICARFDDLEVLRAFHRRLKKPREPLWDMRLSTIKDYIMRINGLVEREAIFSEFNQLLAPLLGGGFSLNASSQQDVQKQRSRFIYVRGVICNGIAEWEDLMFNVEDSFFKPELQRYYQSLLGESEEGDEEEPEEPKPMTPIDMEKLLEILGETELDEKKIRTAVIRKLYRSKYFRDALYIQTYSHLCNMSEDIVSVIESTEIVPT, encoded by the coding sequence ATGGAAGATATCAACCTCAAAACCAACGGGTCGGATACCTTTTCGAAATTTACACTGGCCAACATGGTATCGCTGCCATCCTCTTTGACCGAACCGACGACCCGTTCGACTGCGCAGGCGCAGCTGAATGCCGAGTCTCCCATGGGCAAGTACACGGAGCGCATGGTGGAGGACATTCTGACCGAGATTTTCAAGGAGCGACGCGGGGACATTCCAGAGACCTCATCCTCTTGTCACGCGGCCGATATTCCGTGGCCAATTAAGGAGCGGGAACCGCACGTGGACAAACGGCTGCGATACTGGAAGGAGGTACTTCACCAGCGCAAGTTGATGCAAGAACGAGTCCAGCGGGAAACGGGCAAGCTGGCCAGTGAGGTGCTCTTCAACCGCCGCTCCACACTGGACAACCGCGACGGGCAGATGGTGAAGCGCGTGCTGGACTACGCGGACCGCATGAAGTGCGAGCGACTGATGAGCGCACCACTTTCCAAGCTGGGCGACCAATTGGATCCATGCACCTGCCAGGTAGTTCCTGGACTGCAGGCCACGACACCGAAAGCGGAAAAGGTGGGCTACAAGGATGTAGAGATCGTTGGCATGCCAGAGGTCTGCAAAACGGAGATCTTGGGCAAGGAGGCCATGGAGCAGAACCCACCACCAGGCTGGCTGCAATCGGAGTTCCTGGACCAACGACTGGATCAAAACTTTGTAGACATCCAAAACGTTGTGGAGTTCTTTCCAGATGTGGATGCCCTGCAGGTGAAGGGTACTGCTCTCAACAAGATCAATCGATTACCGAAGCCGTTCCTAGTGGATGTGGATTCCATGCACACGGTGACCAAAAGTGAAAGCTCGCCGATCTGCACCGAGGAGTGCATCTGCGAGTCTTGTGGCGAAACGGAGGAGAAATCGTCAGAAACTCCCCCTCCCATTCCGGATGTGGGACTACGGGTTAATGGTGTGGATTACATTCCGTGCGAGGGAGATGGCGGAGGAATTAAGGACTGCTATGAAATCGTCGCCCGGTTCACATGCGATCCGTTTCAGCGTCGCCTCAAGCACGTTCTACAGCTGACCAACATTGGCACACAGTCGCTCTCCTTCTCCTGGAAACAGAGCACCTACTACTACAACCGGGGATCTCTGTTGCTGGCCCAGGACAACGAGTTTCACTTCGACCTGGAGGGTTTCAGACTGTCGCACGGTGAGACTCGGAATGTAGCGGTTCTCTACCAGCCACGAAAAGTGGCAATGGCGGTGGAGTTGTGGCTGCTTCAGGTGGAGCCGCGAATCTTCTGCGGCCGACAGGAGTCGCTACTACTCCGCCTTTACGGACGTTGCACTCCGCCAGCTGACTACATGGCCAAACTACTGGAGTGCCAATGCGTCTGCATCTGCAAGTCGGATGCAGTGGAAATGGATAAATTGACCACCCATTTGGGGGCTCTGGCTCCCATGGTGGTGCCTCCACCGACGTGCTGCCCCTATGAGCGGCCTCTGGACGATCGGGAGGCGTTTAACGCCCTAAATCCGGGCTACATTTGTGCCCGCTTCGATGACCTGGAGGTGCTTCGTGCGTTCCACCGGCGCTTAAAGAAGCCGCGGGAGCCGCTCTGGGATATGCGCCTATCAACCATCAAGGACTACATAATGCGGATTAACGGATTGGTGGAGCGTGAAGCGATCTTTTCCGAATTTAACCAACTTCTCGCTCCTTTGCTAGGTGGCGGATTCTCACTGAATGCCTCTTCCCAGCAGGATGTTCAAAAGCAACGGTCGCGGTTCATATATGTGCGTGGTGTGATCTGCAATGGCATCGCTGAGTGGGAGGACCTAATGTTCAATGTGGAAGATTCTTTTTTCAAGCCAGAGCTTCAGCGGTACTACCAAAGCTTGTTGGGAGAGTCCGAGGAAGGCGATGAAGAAGAACCGGAGGAGCCAAAGCCAATGACGCCCATCGACATGGAGAAACTATTGGAAATTTTGGGCGAGACTGAGTTGGACGAGAAGAAGATCCGGACGGCGGTCATCCGCAAACTGTATCGGTCCAAATATTTCCGGGATGCGCTCTACATCCAAACCTACTCACATCTGTGCAACATGTCCGAGGACATTGTGTCCGTTATAGAGAGTACAGAAATAGTACCGACCTAG
- the LOC27206149 gene encoding uncharacterized protein LOC27206149, translating into MSSSQRNVLMEEDTSEGMIHPDGLANDLIKGVFKNYPERGLHEESSFSVSSGSLPKCKSKIDSRLDYWKNMLIQRRALQERLRVQLGRTPEDMILNQQGKIVKRSIGGCLETVGLPSYSAAEILGCKELKMEEADITPELPPQIRSLEVVGRKIQTHCSKTADLVGCTEPLGASDAVEVAQSTVTIQQPVSGLGVRINGINFWPHNPEFSPTIDRTFACQPFQRHLRPIIRIENIGSQELSLKWKKVNFFSNNNTLMEADPDDFVFDVAPFVLLPGEFRDVTVLYQPRCVAIVKQRWLLSTCPRIFFCRPSGFTLNLNGRCTPPKEYLDRLKMEKLQVLSYAPPPPLQQQTVTLCPYERELEEREVFNRRNRSFQCLTHQDFERLMAFYKRVRPPNSHVSSWDYSVHSLIHLVCNSRDIRQRIKHSSELANLLDGLRRTCPMPLVKADSVNRLRNRNQSKMIYVRGILGSLLEEWEQRVQFLRSRVAHEDSSSSLREANSILRSKSFMDSICMQLHGLICRAVEDIVSVIESTVQI; encoded by the coding sequence ATGAGTTCAAGCCAGAGAAATGTGCTGATGGAGGAGGATACATCCGAGGGTATGATTCACCCAGATGGCTTAGCCAATGACCTTATAAAAggagttttcaaaaattatcCTGAACGGGGTCTCCACGAAGAGTCATCCTTCAGTGTGTCTTCAGGTTCCTTACCGAAGTGCAAGAGTAAAATTGATAGTCGTCTAGATTACTGGAAGAACATGCTTATTCAAAGACGGGCGTTACAAGAGAGACTGCGAGTCCAACTGGGCAGGACTCCAGAGGACATGATCCTTAATCAGCAGGGAAAAATAGTGAAACGATCCATAGGAGGCTGTCTGGAGACCGTAGGACTACCCAGCTATTCAGCTGCCGAAATTTTGGGGTGTAAAGAACTGAAAATGGAGGAAGCGGATATTACGCCTGAGCTACCACCCCAAATCCGTAGTTTGGAGGTGGTGGGTAGGAAGATCCAGACTCATTGCTCGAAAACGGCCGATCTGGTGGGCTGTACAGAGCCTTTAGGTGCGAGTGACGCTGTCGAGGTGGCCCAATCTACAGTGACGATCCAACAACCAGTTAGCGGACTTGGCGTTCGCATCAATGGAATTAATTTCTGGCCCCATAATCCAGAGTTCTCTCCCACCATTGACCGAACCTTTGCTTGTCAGCCCTTCCAACGTCACCTGCGCCCCATCATACGCATCGAAAACATTGGAAGTCAGGAGCTGAGCCTAAAATGGAAGAAGGTTAATTTCTTCTCGAACAACAATACCCTTATGGAAGCCGATCCGGATGACTTCGTTTTTGATGTGGCTCCATTCGTGCTTCTTCCGGGCGAGTTTCGTGATGTTACGGTTCTGTATCAGCCGCGCTGCGTGGCCATTGTAAAGCAGCGCTGGCTGCTATCGACGTGTCCACGCATCTTCTTCTGTCGTCCTTCTGGTTTCACATTAAACTTGAACGGTCGCTGTACTCCCCCCAAAGAATACTTGGACCGCCTCAAAATGGAGAAGCTTCAGGTGTTGTCGTATGCGCCGCCGCCCCCTCTCCAACAGCAGACAGTGACCCTCTGTCCATATGAACGGGAGCTGGAGGAGCGGGAGGTTTTCAACCGGCGGAACAGAAGCTTCCAGTGCCTAACTCACCAAGATTTTGAGCGCCTCATGGCGTTCTACAAACGGGTGAGGCCTCCAAACTCACATGTTTCTTCCTGGGACTACAGTGTGCACTCGCTAATCCATCTGGTGTGTAATAGTCGTGACATTCGGCAGCGCATTAAGCACTCTTCGGAACTGGCAAACTTGCTAGACGGCTTGCGGAGAACATGTCCAATGCCACTGGTTAAGGCGGACTCAGTTAATAGGCTGCGGAACcgcaatcaatcaaaaatgatttatgtacGTGGAATACTAGGTAGTTTACTGGAAGAATGGGAACAGAGGGTGCAGTTCCTTAGGTCGAGGGTCGCCCACGAAGACTCTAGTTCCAGTTTGCGGGAGGCCAATAGCATTCTCCGGTCAAAGTCATTTATGGACTCAATCTGTATGCAGTTGCACGGATTGATTTGCAGAGCGGTCGAGGATATTGTGTCGGTGATCGAGAGCACCGTCCAGATTTAG
- the LOC6733343 gene encoding uncharacterized protein LOC6733343 gives MNKRNESGLLPGSRHRSWLQSFLKLTESWKEPNSQKNEVEIKSDSTQLLFRKNNTLKDVSDRDGKQLVDEIVHGIFDKKQGTITLSESECSLQEDMQESLSMDPRLKLWYNTLENRAAVQAKIQRKLGRRPDEMLINVGSTVAPRDRGTVVRLLDLAGRMNPTTLVQKKPAVLSALITSKCKLLPELQETLPCAEQTGRADVEITGLTRATKQEILGRAYQRPEMPTPWQKSQMLENRIENESSDIKRVISFFPNLDRLEVVGGPVQQEFTDGEISRVERVSCDSIFSVSSTSQILPDEEQKEESPSRAEPDQGKTGAAVSRAAVKINGMLFVNSGKRIFLPEIANVFFECHPFQNVVKEVACVENVGGHVLTCQWCSVESKRAPKSTAQFHNFLMSQANFTVLPGEVHVCRALFRPRGCYLLKQRYELRISPNVIGSVRGIFLARLTGHCTPAPEYTNKLRRHQQLLTDRAKMKMTSDLNKYQASVVPLLHPPEVICPYERVLDEREVFNVENPGYKCERFDDLETLKSLYKALKKPREPAWDLRLQTVRKVILRLPESYKRKFYYEKLVKVQEELKLCRGRDSPTHFSRNDERIRSRFIYVRGCIGNGIQEWEEMMASMELSGLRLEISHFQLNEEEGVPPSDGADYNGKGSEEKPWIQQLRRKNPYQYLLKKLRSRKSYRDSLYMQTYSHLCDMAENVVSVIESTKNA, from the coding sequence atgaataagaGAAACGAATCTGGGCTACTGCCGGGCTCTCGGCACCGCTCGTGGTTGCAGTCCTTCCTCAAGCTCACGGAGTCCTGGAAGGAACCCAATTCCCAGAAGAACGAGGTGGAAATAAAGTCTGACTCCACACAGCTTTTATTCCGCAAGAACAACACGCTTAAGGATGTTTCGGATCGGGATGGCAAGCAGCTAGTGGATGAGATTGTCCACGGCATCTTCGACAAGAAGCAAGGTACCATCACGCTATCTGAATCGGAGTGTTCGCTGCAGGAGGACATGCAAGAATCCCTGAGCATGGACCCTCGCCTGAAGTTGTGGTACAACACACTCGAGAACCGTGCGGCTGTGCAGGCCAAGATCCAGCGGAAGCTCGGCCGCCGTCCCGACGAAATGCTGATCAACGTGGGCAGCACAGTAGCTCCCAGGGATCGAGGTACCGTGGTGCGGCTTCTCGACCTTGCCGGTCGCATGAATCCCACTACCTTGGTCCAGAAGAAACCTGCTGTTCTTTCCGCCTTGATCACCAGCAAATGCAAACTTCTACCAGAACTGCAAGAGACGCTTCCGTGTGCCGAGCAGACCGGTCGGGCGGACGTGGAGATCACCGGGTTAACCCGTGCCACCAAGCAGGAGATCCTGGGCAGGGCGTACCAACGGCCCGAGATGCCCACTCCGTGGCAGAAGTCGCAGATGCTGGAGAATCGTATTGAGAACGAGAGCAGCGACATAAAGCGCGTCATCTCGTTCTTTCCGAATCTGGACAGACTGGAGGTGGTGGGTGGGCCCGTTCAGCAGGAGTTTACCGACGGCGAAATCAGTCGGGTCGAGCGGGTGTCTTGCGACTCCATTTTCAGCGTGAGTAGCACGTCTCAGATACTGCCTGACGAGGAGCAAAAAGAGGAGAGCCCTTCCAGGGCAGAGCCTGACCAGGGAAAAACTGGAGCTGCGGTTTCCCGTGCAGCCGTTAAGATCAACGGTATGCTGTTCGTCAACTCAGGAAAGCGCATCTTTTTGCCCGAGATCGCAAACGTTTTCTTCGAGTGCCATCCGTTCCAGAACGTGGTCAAGGAGGTGGCTTGCGTGGAGAACGTCGGTGGTCATGTGCTCACCTGCCAGTGGTGCTCCGTCGAATCAAAGCGTGCCCCCAAAAGCACTGCCCAATTCCATAACTTCCTTATGTCCCAGGCCAACTTCACCGTTCTCCCAGGAGAGGTGCACGTATGCCGAGCGCTTTTCAGGCCACGTGGATGCTACCTGCTGAAGCAGCGTTATGAGCTCCGCATTTCTCCCAACGTAATCGGTTCTGTGCGCGGTATTTTCTTGGCCCGGCTTACGGGACACTGTACTCCCGCGCCGGAGTACACAAACAAGCTGCGGCGGCATCAGCAACTGCTTACGGACAGGGCGAAGATGAAAATGACCAGTGACCTGAACAAATACCAGGCTTCCGTAGTGCCCCTTTTGCATCCGCCCGAAGTGATATGTCCTTATGAGCGAGTTTTGGATGAGAGGGAGGTGTTCAATGTAGAAAATCCCGGCTACAAGTGCGAACGGTTTGATGATCTGGAGACCTTGAAGTCACTATACAAAGCTCTTAAGAAACCGAGGGAGCCCGCTTGGGATCTGCGCCTGCAGACGGTTCGTAAGGTAATCCTGCGGCTTCCGGAATCCTATAAACGGAAGTTCTATTACGAAAAACTGGTCAAAGTTCAGGAGGAACTAAAGCTGTGTAGAGGCAGAGATTCCCCTACGCATTTCAGTCGGAATGACGAAAGGATTCGGTCCAGGTTTATCTACGTGAGGGGGTGTATAGGCAATGGCATCCAGGAATGGGAGGAGATGATGGCGTCGATGGAACTGAGTGGCCTCAGATTGGAGATAAGTCACTTTCAGCTAAACGAGGAAGAAGGGGTGCCGCCATCCGACGGGGCCGATTATAATGGCAAAGGATCAGAGGAAAAACCGTGGATTCAGCAGCTGCGTAGGAAAAACCCATATCAGTATCTCTTGAAAAAACTGCGATCGAGGAAATCTTACAGGGATAGCCTCTATATGCAGACCTACTCGCACCTGTGTGACATGGCCGAGAACGTGGTTTCCGTTATCGAGAGCACCAAAAACGCTTAA